In Procambarus clarkii isolate CNS0578487 chromosome 25, FALCON_Pclarkii_2.0, whole genome shotgun sequence, the following proteins share a genomic window:
- the LOC138368566 gene encoding uncharacterized protein — translation MSTIDIVFSLIYLQVKCREQRQPLFVDFIDLTKAFNLVSRDGLFKILPKIGCQPRLLSIIRSFNENMRGTVVFDGLTSDAFDIRGGVKQGCVLAPTLFGIFFAVMLQHAFGSVTEGFYLRARSDGKLFNLARLRAKTRFG, via the coding sequence atGTCCACCATCGACATTGTCTTTTCCCTCATATACCTGCAggtgaaatgcagggaacagaggcagccactctttgtagacttcatagatctgacgaaggccttcaacctcgtcagcagggatggcctgttcaagatcctccccaagatcggatgccaacCTAGGCTCCTCAGTATCATCAGATCTTtcaatgagaacatgaggggcaccgtggtctttgatggcctaacatcagacgctttTGACATCCgaggtggagtaaagcagggctgcgtactggctccaaccctattcgggattttcttcgcagttatgctgcagcacgccttcggatctgtcacggagggCTTTTACCTCCgggccaggtcggatggaaagctctttaacctcgccaggctgagagccaagacaaggttcggctga